The DNA segment GGCCGGGCTTGCTACAAACCAGCTTGACCTAACGCAGTGACGGCCCGCCAAACCCGGCCCACATCGCCAGACGCTCAGCAATACTGGCACCCAGCTTCTTGGAGAAACGATCGAACGGCGACTCCTGAATGGTGTAGTCGACGATATCTTTGGCACCGATCACTTCGCGAGCAACGTAGCTGGAGCTGCCCAGCCCATCGACCAACCCAAGCCCCACGGCCTGCTCACCTGTCCAGACCAGGCCAGAAAACAGTTCGGGATGCTCCTTGTCTTTCAGGCGCTCGCCACGACCCTGCTTGACGCTGGCGATGAACTGGCGATGAGTGGTATCCAGTACACCCTGCCAGAACTGCGTTTCGTCAGCCTTGGGCGGCTGAAACGGATCAAGAAACGCCTTATGCTCACCCGAGGTATAGGTGCGACGATCCACACCGATCTTCTCCATCACCCCGACAAAACCAAACCCGGCTGCCGTAACCCCGATAGAACCCACCAGGCTGGCCTTATCGGCATAGATCTGATCAGCAGCACTGGCGATGTAATAGGCACCGGAAGCACCCAGATCGGTAATGACCGCATAAACCTTGATCGCAGGCTTCTCGGCACGCAGACGACGAATTTCGTCATATACATAGCCAGACTGCACCGGACTGCCGCCCGGACTGTTGATGCGCAGGATCACCCCACGCGTCTTGCTGTCTTCAAAAGCGGCGCGCAAGCTGCCGACGATGTTGTCGGCACTGGCCGACTCCTTGTCAGCGATCATGCCCTGGATTTCGATCAGAGCCGTGTGATCAGTGCCACGCGACGCGGCCTTCTTGTCACCCAACAACGGAGTGAACAACAGCAACATGCCAAACAGGTAAGCAAAGGTCAGGAATTTGAAGAAAATCCCCCAGCGCCGCGCCCTGCGTTGCTCTTGCACACCCGCCAGCAGCGTCTTCTCCAGCAATTTCCAACTTTTGGCATCTTCAGGCGAACCGCCATCTTGCGAATCTGGCGCTTTCCATTGATCAGACATAGCTCTTTCACCTTACCCGCAGACTATTAGGCACCGCGCCCATCCAACCAGACACGCAGCTCAGAAAAGTGTTCGATGGCCAATTGTGGCCGATACTCACGCAACGAATCGAGCGACTGAGCGCCATAACCCACGGCCACCGAATGCATGCCAGCATTGCGAGCCATCAGCAAATCGAAAGACGAGTCACCGATCATCAGCGAGCGCTCCGGCGCGACATCGCAATGCGCCATGATCTCGTGAAGCATCAGCGGATCAGGCTTGCTGGCAGTTTCATCTGCGGCCCGGGTGATATCAAAATACTCCAGCCAGTCATGCGCCTTGAGCACCCGATCCAGCCCACGCCGGGCCTTGCCGGTGGCTACCGCCAGCCGGTAACCCTGCTCACGAAACGCCTGCATCGAATCCAGCACACCATCGAACAGCGGCGACGCCACCTGATCCATGGCCATATAACTGTCGGCATAGCGCTGACGAAAATCCAGCAACTGGTTGGGCGAGATCTGCGGGTACAGCGTGCGAATCGCCTCCGGCAATCCCAGGCCGATAATGCCCTTGATCGCAGGATCATCACGCACCGGCATATCGCCAGTGATAGCGGCCTCACGCATGGCGGCGACAATCCGGCCAATCGAGTCGGCCAGCGTGCCGTCCCAGTCAAAAATCAGTAAGTCGTAGTCACGGCGCACTCAGACGCTCCACTGTCTTGGCCCACATCTCATCGACGGGCGCCTGCAATTCGAGTTTGCCGCCATCAGGCAGCGGCACGGTCAGGCGATAGGCATGCAGAAACAGCCGCTTGCCGCCCAGATCACGGATTTCCCGAGAGAAATCTTCCTCACCGTATTTGGTGTCACCGGCAATCACATGCCCGGCATGCAAGGTATGCACGCGAATCTGGTGAGTCCGGCCAGTGATCGGGCGCGCCTCGACCATGGTCGCAAAGTCGCCAAAACGGCGCAGCACCTTGAACAGGGTCAGCGCCTCCTTGCCTTCATCGTTGACTTCCACCATGCGCTCGCCGGAACGCAAATTGCTCTTGAGCAACGGCGCATTCACCTGCTTGCAGGCGCTCGCCCAGTTGCCGCGCACCAGCGCCATATAGCGCTTGTCGACACCGTCACCGCGCAAGGCTTCGTGCAGATGGCGCAACATGCTGCGCTTCTTGGCGATCATCAGCAGCCCCGAAGTGTCGCGGTCCAGACGATGGACCAGCTCCAGCTCCTTGGCATCAGGACGCAACTGACGAAACGCCTCAATAACCCCGAAGTTCAGACCGCTACCGCCATGTACGG comes from the Pseudomonas sp. StFLB209 genome and includes:
- the rluC gene encoding 23S rRNA pseudouridine(955/2504/2580) synthase RluC, producing the protein MTNITPPTPGVQLVEVAPEYAGQRIDNYLITYLKGVPKTLVYRILRKGEVRVNKGRAKPEYKLQAGDIVRIPPVRVPERDEPVQVAQGLLQRLEAAIVHEDKALIVLNKPAGIAVHGGSGLNFGVIEAFRQLRPDAKELELVHRLDRDTSGLLMIAKKRSMLRHLHEALRGDGVDKRYMALVRGNWASACKQVNAPLLKSNLRSGERMVEVNDEGKEALTLFKVLRRFGDFATMVEARPITGRTHQIRVHTLHAGHVIAGDTKYGEEDFSREIRDLGGKRLFLHAYRLTVPLPDGGKLELQAPVDEMWAKTVERLSAP
- a CDS encoding HAD-IIIA family hydrolase, producing the protein MRRDYDLLIFDWDGTLADSIGRIVAAMREAAITGDMPVRDDPAIKGIIGLGLPEAIRTLYPQISPNQLLDFRQRYADSYMAMDQVASPLFDGVLDSMQAFREQGYRLAVATGKARRGLDRVLKAHDWLEYFDITRAADETASKPDPLMLHEIMAHCDVAPERSLMIGDSSFDLLMARNAGMHSVAVGYGAQSLDSLREYRPQLAIEHFSELRVWLDGRGA
- a CDS encoding S49 family peptidase, translating into MSDQWKAPDSQDGGSPEDAKSWKLLEKTLLAGVQEQRRARRWGIFFKFLTFAYLFGMLLLFTPLLGDKKAASRGTDHTALIEIQGMIADKESASADNIVGSLRAAFEDSKTRGVILRINSPGGSPVQSGYVYDEIRRLRAEKPAIKVYAVITDLGASGAYYIASAADQIYADKASLVGSIGVTAAGFGFVGVMEKIGVDRRTYTSGEHKAFLDPFQPPKADETQFWQGVLDTTHRQFIASVKQGRGERLKDKEHPELFSGLVWTGEQAVGLGLVDGLGSSSYVAREVIGAKDIVDYTIQESPFDRFSKKLGASIAERLAMWAGFGGPSLR